In a genomic window of Hippoglossus stenolepis isolate QCI-W04-F060 chromosome 17, HSTE1.2, whole genome shotgun sequence:
- the LOC118125215 gene encoding small conductance calcium-activated potassium channel protein 1 isoform X2 — MDHSPSMNLSVVSGNEVEDQRPLLPPRIVPPPQACSPQCGIHHTIQMSADHTVWLDRTQAMATTPLYNGHLYVTSSPRSKQRGCKAKGKEKKCGKRSGGSKQTLGHKERNQQCKAKNVGSNRLQEQVTSFTDVHASPCRSPFRGPCRSHLEITEVEGRGSVCLEMHDRQILPEIIITSKDDDLQPQNEMSRYHQDLSHTKGRLPGAECPSPSSSSGSSTSTSPPSSPKNKVDGKDDHYWKTHSIGWRLVRRRALFLRRQQLSDCAVAVGIFGVVLMVTETELSWSVYSKSSIYSLALKSIISLSTLILLGFIVAFHCCEVQLYVHDIGSEDWRIAMTTDRLALIGLELAVVAIHPYPVGLLSYFQQTTSRMSLSETELEIVLALPMFFRLYLLGRAMMLHSRLFTDTASRSIGALNKIHFNTRFVGKTLMTTYPGTVLMIFSVSLWLVAAWGLHVCERHHNYRDLSSNYMEALWMVSVTFLSIGYGDVVPHTYCGRSICLLTGIMGAGCTVLVVAVVARKLELTRAEKHVHNFMMDSHISKRQKIAAANVLRETWLIYKHTKLSRERDNSRVRMHQRKLLLAIHQLRRVKMEKRTLADQSNSLLDLGKMQSLMYDVLSEVQGCRGELDSHIHSLEKHVEELREGFRGLMPLLSNTLSTQNSSIRHLLREREMKAEAASVSGSDR; from the exons ATGGACCACTCCCCCTCTATGAACCTGTCGGTGGTGAGTGGAAACGAGGTGGAGGACCAGCGACCCCTCCTCCCGCCCAGGATAGTCCCTCCACCTCAGGCCTGCTCTCCGCAGTGTGGGATCCACCACACGATCCAGATGTCGGCCGATCACACCGTGTGGCTGGACCGAACCCAGGCCATGGCCACCACACCTCTGTACAACGGCCACCTGTACGTCACGTCTTCCCCTCGCTCCAAACAGAGAGGATGCAAAGCTAAAGgcaaagagaagaaatgtgGGAAAAGATCAGGGGGGAGCAAACAAACTCTGGGACACAAGGAGAGGAATCAACAGTGCAAAGCCAAAAACGTAGGTTCAAACAGACTCCAAGAACAAGTCACTTCTTTCACTGACGTCCACGCTTCTCCCTGCCGGTCCCCCTTCAGGGGCCCCTGCAGGTCCCATTTAGAGATCACGGAGGTTGAGGGCCGAGGCAGCGTCTGTTTGGAGATGCACGACCGCCAGATTCTCCCCGAGATCATCATCACCAGCAAAGATGACGACCTCCAGCCACAAAACGAGATGTCCCGGTACCATCAGGACCTGTCTCACACTAAAGGCAGGCTGCCGGGGGCCGAGTGTCCCAGTCCCAGCTCCAGCTCCGGctccagcaccagcaccagtcCTCCGTCCAGCCCAAAGAACAAGGTGGACGGCAAGGACGACCACTACTGGAAGACCCACAGCATCGGCTGGCGGCTGGTCCGCAGGAGGGCTCTGTTcctgaggaggcagcagctgagcGACTGCGCCGTGGCGGTGGGGATATTCGGGGTAGTGTTGATGGTGACGGAGACGGAGCTCTCCTGGAGCGTGTACAGCAAG AGCTCCATTTACTCCCTCGCACTCAAGTCGATCATCAGTTTGTCCACGTTGATCCTGCTCGGCTTCATCGTGGCGTTCCACTGCTGTGAGGTGCAG CTCTACGTCCACGATATTGGCTCGGAGGATTGGCGCATTGCCATGACGACCGACCGCTTGGCTCTGATCGGCCTGGAGCTGGCGGTGGTGGCCATACATCCCTATCCCGTGGGCCTGCTGTCGTACTTCCAGCAGACCACGTCCCGCATGTCGCTGTCGGAGACGGAGCTGGAGATCGTGTTGGCTCTGCCCATGTTCTTCCGGCTCTACCTGCTGGGACGCGCCATGATGCTGCACAGCCGCCTCTTCACCGACACCGCGTCCCGCAGCATCGGAGCGCTCaacaag ATTCACTTCAACACCCGATTCGTGGGGAAAACTCTGATGACGACGTACCCCGGCACCGTGCTGATGATTTTCAGCGTTTCTCTGTGGCTCGTGGCAGCGTGGGGCTTACACGTGTGTGAGAG ACACCACAACTACAGAGACCTCAGCAGCAACTACATGGAGGCGCTGTGGATGGTCTCCGTCACATTCCTGTCCATCGGGTACGGAGACGTGGTTCCTCACACCTACTGTGGACGCAGCATCTGCCTCCTCACTGGTATAATG GGAGCCGGCTGCACGGTgctggtggtggcggtggttgCCAGGAAGCTGGAGCTGACGCGAGCAGAGAAGCACGTTCACAACTTCATGATGGACTCACACATCTCGAAGAGG CAAAAAATTGCTGCGGCGAATGTGCTGAGAGAGACTTGGCTCATCTACAAACACACCAAGCTGTCCAGAGAAAGAGACAACAGCCGAGTCCGCATGCACCAGAGGAAGCTGCTTCTGGCCATCCACCA GCTGCGTCGTGtaaagatggagaagaggacACTTGCAGACCAAAGCAACTCATTATTGGACCTCGGCAAG ATGCAGAGCCTGATGTACGACGTGCTGTCCGAGGTGCAGGGCTGCAGGGGGGAGCTGGACTCGCACATCCACAGCCTGGAGAAGCAcgtggaggagctgagggagggCTTTAGGGGCCTGATGCCGCTCCTGTCCAACACCCTGTCCACGCAGAACTCCTCCATCCGCCACCTGctcagggagagggagatgaaggCCGAGGCGGCCAGCGTGAGTGGCAGCGACAGGTAG
- the LOC118125215 gene encoding small conductance calcium-activated potassium channel protein 1 isoform X1 — MDHSPSMNLSVVSGNEVEDQRPLLPPRIVPPPQACSPQCGIHHTIQMSADHTVWLDRTQAMATTPLYNGHLYVTSSPRSKQRGCKAKGKEKKCGKRSGGSKQTLGHKERNQQCKAKNVGSNRLQEQVTSFTDVHASPCRSPFRGPCRSHLEITEVEGRGSVCLEMHDRQILPEIIITSKDDDLQPQNEMSRYHQDLSHTKGRLPGAECPSPSSSSGSSTSTSPPSSPKNKVDGKDDHYWKTHSIGWRLVRRRALFLRRQQLSDCAVAVGIFGVVLMVTETELSWSVYSKSSIYSLALKSIISLSTLILLGFIVAFHCCEVQLYVHDIGSEDWRIAMTTDRLALIGLELAVVAIHPYPVGLLSYFQQTTSRMSLSETELEIVLALPMFFRLYLLGRAMMLHSRLFTDTASRSIGALNKIHFNTRFVGKTLMTTYPGTVLMIFSVSLWLVAAWGLHVCERHHNYRDLSSNYMEALWMVSVTFLSIGYGDVVPHTYCGRSICLLTGIMGAGCTVLVVAVVARKLELTRAEKHVHNFMMDSHISKRQKIAAANVLRETWLIYKHTKLSRERDNSRVRMHQRKLLLAIHQLRRVKMEKRTLADQSNSLLDLGKVREMQSLMYDVLSEVQGCRGELDSHIHSLEKHVEELREGFRGLMPLLSNTLSTQNSSIRHLLREREMKAEAASVSGSDR, encoded by the exons ATGGACCACTCCCCCTCTATGAACCTGTCGGTGGTGAGTGGAAACGAGGTGGAGGACCAGCGACCCCTCCTCCCGCCCAGGATAGTCCCTCCACCTCAGGCCTGCTCTCCGCAGTGTGGGATCCACCACACGATCCAGATGTCGGCCGATCACACCGTGTGGCTGGACCGAACCCAGGCCATGGCCACCACACCTCTGTACAACGGCCACCTGTACGTCACGTCTTCCCCTCGCTCCAAACAGAGAGGATGCAAAGCTAAAGgcaaagagaagaaatgtgGGAAAAGATCAGGGGGGAGCAAACAAACTCTGGGACACAAGGAGAGGAATCAACAGTGCAAAGCCAAAAACGTAGGTTCAAACAGACTCCAAGAACAAGTCACTTCTTTCACTGACGTCCACGCTTCTCCCTGCCGGTCCCCCTTCAGGGGCCCCTGCAGGTCCCATTTAGAGATCACGGAGGTTGAGGGCCGAGGCAGCGTCTGTTTGGAGATGCACGACCGCCAGATTCTCCCCGAGATCATCATCACCAGCAAAGATGACGACCTCCAGCCACAAAACGAGATGTCCCGGTACCATCAGGACCTGTCTCACACTAAAGGCAGGCTGCCGGGGGCCGAGTGTCCCAGTCCCAGCTCCAGCTCCGGctccagcaccagcaccagtcCTCCGTCCAGCCCAAAGAACAAGGTGGACGGCAAGGACGACCACTACTGGAAGACCCACAGCATCGGCTGGCGGCTGGTCCGCAGGAGGGCTCTGTTcctgaggaggcagcagctgagcGACTGCGCCGTGGCGGTGGGGATATTCGGGGTAGTGTTGATGGTGACGGAGACGGAGCTCTCCTGGAGCGTGTACAGCAAG AGCTCCATTTACTCCCTCGCACTCAAGTCGATCATCAGTTTGTCCACGTTGATCCTGCTCGGCTTCATCGTGGCGTTCCACTGCTGTGAGGTGCAG CTCTACGTCCACGATATTGGCTCGGAGGATTGGCGCATTGCCATGACGACCGACCGCTTGGCTCTGATCGGCCTGGAGCTGGCGGTGGTGGCCATACATCCCTATCCCGTGGGCCTGCTGTCGTACTTCCAGCAGACCACGTCCCGCATGTCGCTGTCGGAGACGGAGCTGGAGATCGTGTTGGCTCTGCCCATGTTCTTCCGGCTCTACCTGCTGGGACGCGCCATGATGCTGCACAGCCGCCTCTTCACCGACACCGCGTCCCGCAGCATCGGAGCGCTCaacaag ATTCACTTCAACACCCGATTCGTGGGGAAAACTCTGATGACGACGTACCCCGGCACCGTGCTGATGATTTTCAGCGTTTCTCTGTGGCTCGTGGCAGCGTGGGGCTTACACGTGTGTGAGAG ACACCACAACTACAGAGACCTCAGCAGCAACTACATGGAGGCGCTGTGGATGGTCTCCGTCACATTCCTGTCCATCGGGTACGGAGACGTGGTTCCTCACACCTACTGTGGACGCAGCATCTGCCTCCTCACTGGTATAATG GGAGCCGGCTGCACGGTgctggtggtggcggtggttgCCAGGAAGCTGGAGCTGACGCGAGCAGAGAAGCACGTTCACAACTTCATGATGGACTCACACATCTCGAAGAGG CAAAAAATTGCTGCGGCGAATGTGCTGAGAGAGACTTGGCTCATCTACAAACACACCAAGCTGTCCAGAGAAAGAGACAACAGCCGAGTCCGCATGCACCAGAGGAAGCTGCTTCTGGCCATCCACCA GCTGCGTCGTGtaaagatggagaagaggacACTTGCAGACCAAAGCAACTCATTATTGGACCTCGGCAAGGTGAGAGAg ATGCAGAGCCTGATGTACGACGTGCTGTCCGAGGTGCAGGGCTGCAGGGGGGAGCTGGACTCGCACATCCACAGCCTGGAGAAGCAcgtggaggagctgagggagggCTTTAGGGGCCTGATGCCGCTCCTGTCCAACACCCTGTCCACGCAGAACTCCTCCATCCGCCACCTGctcagggagagggagatgaaggCCGAGGCGGCCAGCGTGAGTGGCAGCGACAGGTAG
- the rps27.1 gene encoding 40S ribosomal protein S27.1 produces the protein MPLAKDLLHPSPEEEKRRHKKKRLVQSPNSYFMDVKCPGCYKITTVFSHAQTVVLCVGCSTVLCQPTGGKARLTEGCSFRRKQH, from the exons ATGCCA CTCGCAAAGGACTTGTTGCATCCATcccctgaggaggagaagaggaggcacAAGAAGAAGCGTCTCGTCCAGAGTCCAAACTCCTACTTTATGGATGTGAAGTGTCCAG GATGTTACAAGATCACGACGGTGTTCAGCCATGCTCAGACAGTGGTGCTGTGTGTGGGCTGCTCAACAGTTCTCTGTCAGCCCACTGGAGGCAAAGCGCGTCTCACAGAGG GGTGCTCATTCAGGAGGAAGCAGCACTAG